One Streptomyces sp. RPA4-2 genomic window carries:
- a CDS encoding zinc-dependent metalloprotease: MSDTPFGFGLPPEEPENGDEGKKKDQESGGGQGPFGFGLPGAGGFGADNPLAAMFGSMNPNDLGAAFQQLGQMLSYEGGPVNWDMAKQIARQTVSQGTSDGTKDASVGPAERTAVQEAVRLADLWLDDATSLPSGAGSAVAWSRAEWVEATLPVWKELVDPVAERVGAAMGDVLPEEMQAMAGPLIGMMRSMGGAMFGTQIGQAVGVLAGEVVGSTDIGLPLGPAGKAALLPLNIASFGKDLGIAEDEVRLYLALREAAHQRLFAHVPWLRSHLFGAVEGYARGIKVDTAKLEDVVGQLDPQNPEQLQDALQQGMFQPEDTPEQKAALARLETALALVEGWVDAVVHAAAKPRLTSADALRETLRRRRATGGPAEQTFATLIGLELRPRRLRDASRLWASLTDARGVDGRDGLWAHPDMLPTASDLDDPDGFVHREQLDFSELDKMLGEAASGSAERPNLTKDDSGADQGHADDEDGKGDRDTGKSDGKGDGAE, from the coding sequence GTGAGTGACACCCCATTCGGATTCGGCCTTCCGCCGGAGGAGCCGGAGAACGGCGACGAGGGCAAGAAGAAGGACCAGGAGAGCGGTGGTGGTCAGGGACCGTTCGGTTTCGGGCTGCCCGGAGCCGGCGGTTTCGGCGCCGACAATCCGCTCGCAGCCATGTTCGGGTCCATGAACCCCAACGACCTGGGCGCCGCGTTCCAGCAGCTGGGCCAGATGCTCTCGTACGAGGGCGGCCCGGTGAACTGGGACATGGCCAAGCAGATCGCCCGCCAGACGGTCTCCCAGGGCACCTCCGACGGCACCAAGGACGCGAGTGTCGGTCCCGCCGAGCGCACCGCGGTCCAGGAGGCCGTCCGTCTGGCCGATCTGTGGCTCGACGACGCGACCTCCCTGCCGTCCGGCGCCGGCTCCGCCGTGGCCTGGAGCCGCGCGGAGTGGGTCGAGGCGACGCTGCCGGTGTGGAAGGAGCTCGTGGACCCGGTCGCCGAGCGGGTCGGCGCGGCCATGGGGGACGTCCTGCCGGAGGAGATGCAGGCCATGGCGGGCCCGCTCATCGGCATGATGCGTTCCATGGGCGGAGCGATGTTCGGCACGCAGATCGGGCAGGCCGTCGGCGTGCTCGCGGGGGAGGTCGTCGGTTCCACCGATATCGGCCTGCCGCTCGGCCCGGCCGGCAAGGCCGCGCTGCTGCCGCTGAACATCGCGTCGTTCGGCAAGGACCTCGGCATCGCCGAGGACGAGGTGCGGCTCTATCTCGCTCTGCGTGAGGCCGCTCACCAGCGGCTCTTCGCGCACGTGCCGTGGCTGCGCTCGCACCTCTTCGGGGCCGTCGAGGGCTACGCCCGCGGGATCAAGGTCGACACGGCCAAGCTGGAGGACGTGGTCGGCCAGCTCGACCCGCAGAACCCGGAGCAGTTGCAGGACGCCCTCCAGCAGGGCATGTTCCAGCCGGAGGACACGCCGGAGCAGAAGGCCGCGCTGGCCCGTCTGGAGACGGCGCTCGCACTCGTCGAGGGCTGGGTGGACGCGGTCGTGCACGCGGCCGCGAAGCCGCGCCTGACGTCCGCGGACGCGCTGCGTGAGACGCTGCGCCGCCGCCGGGCGACGGGCGGCCCCGCGGAGCAGACCTTCGCCACGCTCATCGGCCTGGAGCTGCGCCCGCGCCGGCTGCGGGACGCCTCGCGTCTGTGGGCCTCGCTCACCGACGCGCGTGGTGTCGACGGCCGGGACGGTCTGTGGGCCCACCCGGACATGCTGCCGACCGCGTCCGACCTGGACGACCCGGACGGCTTCGTGCACCGCGAGCAGCTGGACTTCTCCGAGCTCGACAAGATGCTCGGCGAGGCGGCGAGCGGTTCCGCCGAACGGCCGAACCTGACGAAGGACGACAGCGGGGCCGACCAGGGCCACGCGGACGACGAGGACGGCAAGGGCGACAGGGACACGGGCAAGAGCGACGGCAAGGGCGACGGCGCCGAGTGA
- a CDS encoding M48 family metallopeptidase encodes MPADPLHRAGKPQRSTTSLPPSGSGASAIEVRRSARRRRTVSAYREGDRTVVLIPARMSEAEEQRWVTVMLDKLAAQESKRVLGDAELTERAARLSDQYFEGRARPTSVRWVTNQNTRWGSCTPAEGSIRLSHRLQGMPEYVVDYVLVHELAHLLVPGHGPRFWRLLEAYPRTERARGYLEGVVAAARLPHPPVGRDE; translated from the coding sequence GTGCCCGCCGACCCACTGCACCGCGCCGGAAAACCACAGCGCAGCACGACGAGCCTGCCGCCAAGCGGCTCGGGGGCGAGCGCGATCGAGGTTCGCAGGAGTGCGCGACGGCGCAGGACGGTCTCCGCGTACCGCGAGGGCGATCGCACTGTCGTGCTCATCCCCGCCCGGATGTCCGAGGCGGAGGAACAGCGCTGGGTGACCGTCATGCTCGACAAGCTGGCCGCCCAGGAGAGCAAACGGGTGCTCGGTGACGCCGAGCTGACCGAGCGTGCCGCGCGTCTGTCGGACCAGTACTTCGAAGGGCGGGCCCGGCCCACCTCGGTCCGCTGGGTGACCAATCAGAACACGCGGTGGGGCTCCTGCACCCCGGCGGAGGGCAGTATCCGTCTTTCGCACCGGTTGCAGGGCATGCCCGAGTACGTCGTCGACTACGTCCTCGTCCACGAACTCGCGCATCTTCTGGTGCCCGGGCACGGTCCGCGCTTCTGGCGGCTGCTGGAGGCGTATCCGCGGACGGAGCGGGCGCGCGGCTACCTCGAGGGGGTGGTCGCGGCCGCCCGGCTGCCCCATCCGCCCGTCGGCCGCGACGAATAG
- a CDS encoding PDZ domain-containing protein — MPRRTATMLASTLILIALLCAGVFITVPYSEMSPGPTVNTLGDHDGEPVLQISGRKTYATTGHLNMTTVRVTSADYRMNLVEAVYGWLAHDNKIVPHDTLYPDGKTEEQSTQENAEEFSQSQESAKVAALKELNIPVKSWVIVSTVVKGSPAEGRLHAGDVIKKVEGTAVKAPDDVAKLVTRHKPGEKVVFTVVPFKEQAAAEKANRTATETHDVTITTAKSADRGAARAIVGISAGTDHTFPFDIDIKLADVGGPSAGLMFALGIVDKLTPDNLTGGKFVAGTGTIDDGGTVGPIGGIEMKTVGAREKGAQYFLTPKDNCAAAAKDTPEGLTLVKVNTIDDAMSALKDIRSGRTADLPKCTAK, encoded by the coding sequence ATGCCACGCCGCACCGCGACGATGCTCGCCTCCACTCTGATCCTGATCGCGCTCCTGTGCGCGGGAGTGTTCATCACCGTGCCGTACTCGGAGATGTCACCGGGACCGACGGTGAACACACTGGGCGATCACGACGGCGAGCCGGTGCTGCAGATCTCCGGGCGCAAGACATACGCGACCACCGGGCACCTGAACATGACCACCGTCCGGGTGACCAGCGCGGACTACCGGATGAACCTCGTCGAGGCCGTCTACGGCTGGCTGGCGCACGACAACAAGATCGTCCCGCACGACACGCTGTACCCCGACGGCAAGACCGAGGAGCAGTCGACCCAGGAGAACGCCGAGGAGTTCAGTCAGTCCCAGGAGAGCGCCAAGGTGGCGGCCCTGAAGGAGCTGAACATCCCGGTGAAGTCCTGGGTGATCGTCTCCACGGTCGTCAAGGGCTCGCCGGCCGAGGGACGCCTGCACGCCGGTGACGTGATCAAGAAGGTCGAGGGTACGGCGGTCAAGGCGCCCGACGACGTCGCGAAGCTGGTCACCCGCCACAAGCCAGGCGAGAAGGTCGTCTTCACGGTCGTGCCCTTCAAGGAGCAGGCCGCCGCGGAGAAGGCGAACAGGACGGCGACCGAGACCCACGACGTCACGATCACCACGGCGAAGTCCGCCGACCGCGGCGCCGCCCGCGCCATCGTCGGCATCTCGGCCGGAACGGACCACACCTTCCCGTTCGACATCGACATCAAGCTCGCCGACGTCGGCGGACCGAGCGCCGGCCTGATGTTCGCGCTCGGCATCGTGGACAAGCTGACCCCGGACAACCTCACCGGCGGCAAGTTCGTGGCGGGAACCGGCACCATCGACGACGGCGGCACCGTCGGCCCGATCGGCGGCATCGAGATGAAGACGGTCGGCGCGCGCGAGAAGGGCGCCCAGTACTTCCTGACGCCCAAGGACAACTGCGCGGCCGCCGCCAAGGACACCCCCGAGGGGCTCACGCTCGTCAAGGTCAACACCATCGACGACGCGATGAGCGCCCTCAAGGACATCAGGTCCGGCAGGACGGCCGACCTGCCGAAGTGCACGGCCAAGTAG
- a CDS encoding AIM24 family protein, whose translation MQSPLFGYNEQQTQERYSLQNSQMLRVVMEGHDDILARKGTMVAYQGLVEFDAEYQNNSQHRARAYTGEGLDLMRCHGQGTVYLANLAQHVHVVDVDQDGLTVDSSYVLAMDSALHHEVIAVDSQYGISGSGKYQLNITGRGKVALMTSGAPLMMQVTPDKYVNCDADAIVAWSTGLRVQMQAQTHSSGVWRRRGNTGEGWELSFMGQGYALVQPSELLPPQNAVIGQGLRAQYGMGQQGAHAQNQGNVWS comes from the coding sequence ATGCAGAGCCCGCTTTTCGGCTACAACGAACAGCAGACCCAGGAGCGCTACAGCCTGCAGAACTCGCAGATGCTGCGGGTCGTCATGGAGGGCCACGACGACATCCTGGCCCGCAAGGGCACGATGGTCGCCTACCAGGGGCTCGTCGAGTTCGACGCCGAGTACCAGAACAACAGCCAGCACCGCGCGCGTGCGTACACCGGTGAGGGCCTGGACCTGATGCGCTGCCACGGGCAGGGGACGGTCTACCTCGCGAACCTCGCCCAGCACGTACACGTGGTCGACGTGGACCAGGACGGTCTGACCGTCGACAGCAGCTACGTGCTGGCCATGGACTCCGCGCTGCACCACGAGGTCATCGCCGTGGACAGCCAGTACGGCATCTCCGGGTCCGGCAAGTACCAGCTCAACATCACCGGACGCGGCAAGGTCGCCCTGATGACCTCGGGGGCGCCGCTGATGATGCAGGTCACGCCCGACAAGTACGTCAACTGCGACGCCGACGCGATCGTCGCGTGGTCCACCGGCCTGCGGGTGCAGATGCAGGCGCAGACGCACTCCTCCGGGGTGTGGCGGCGGCGCGGCAACACGGGTGAGGGCTGGGAACTCAGCTTCATGGGCCAGGGGTACGCGCTCGTCCAGCCCAGCGAACTGCTGCCGCCGCAGAACGCGGTGATCGGCCAGGGACTGCGTGCCCAGTACGGCATGGGACAGCAGGGCGCCCACGCGCAGAACCAGGGCAACGTCTGGAGCTGA
- a CDS encoding NUDIX hydrolase → MTLHDDAVLVLKGYEGQEELRQGYLDHLSAHPDGMWKSCSAGHVTASALVVDPEGGRVLLTLHRKLRMWLQMGGHCEPGDPSLASAALREGAEESGIEGLTLLPGGPVRLDRHAIPAPCNWHLDVQYAALAPAGSVAAISDESLDLCWFGYDEVAEVADVSVVRLLEATRARLSA, encoded by the coding sequence GTGACCCTCCACGACGACGCGGTCCTCGTACTGAAGGGGTACGAGGGCCAGGAAGAGCTGCGGCAGGGCTATCTGGACCACCTGTCCGCGCACCCCGACGGCATGTGGAAGTCCTGCTCGGCGGGCCATGTCACGGCGAGTGCGCTGGTCGTGGACCCCGAGGGCGGCCGCGTGCTGCTGACGCTGCACCGCAAGCTGCGGATGTGGCTGCAGATGGGCGGCCACTGCGAGCCGGGTGACCCGTCGCTGGCCTCGGCCGCGCTGCGCGAGGGGGCCGAGGAGTCGGGCATCGAGGGTCTGACGCTGCTGCCGGGCGGCCCCGTGCGCCTGGACCGGCACGCCATCCCGGCGCCGTGCAACTGGCATCTGGACGTCCAGTACGCCGCGCTCGCCCCGGCCGGATCCGTGGCGGCGATCAGCGACGAGTCCCTCGACCTGTGCTGGTTCGGCTACGACGAGGTCGCGGAGGTGGCGGACGTGTCGGTCGTGCGCCTGCTGGAGGCGACCCGCGCGAGGCTCTCCGCCTGA
- a CDS encoding molybdenum cofactor biosynthesis protein MoaE: protein MAPSFEHPGERAAQDPIRLVAVRDEPLSLDEVFRAVGDDAAGGTALFVGTVRDHDGGADVAGLGYSSHPSAEAEIRRIAEKVAAEYPVRALAAVHRVGDLAVGDLAVVVAVSCPHRGEAFAACRRLIDDLKHEVPIWKHQTFSDGTEEWVGAC, encoded by the coding sequence ATGGCACCTTCCTTTGAACACCCCGGAGAGCGGGCCGCGCAGGATCCCATTCGGCTGGTGGCGGTCCGGGACGAACCGCTGTCCCTGGACGAGGTCTTCCGGGCCGTCGGTGACGACGCCGCCGGAGGGACCGCCCTGTTCGTGGGGACCGTGCGCGACCACGACGGCGGTGCCGACGTCGCCGGACTGGGGTACTCGAGCCACCCCAGCGCCGAGGCGGAGATCCGCAGGATCGCCGAGAAGGTGGCCGCCGAGTACCCGGTACGGGCCCTGGCCGCCGTGCACCGCGTCGGAGACCTGGCCGTCGGGGATCTCGCGGTCGTCGTCGCCGTGTCGTGCCCGCACCGCGGCGAGGCCTTCGCGGCGTGCCGCAGACTGATCGACGACCTCAAGCACGAGGTGCCCATCTGGAAGCACCAGACGTTCTCCGACGGCACGGAGGAGTGGGTCGGCGCCTGCTGA
- a CDS encoding AIM24 family protein — MNQPLTGYAPAPVTARMENHGNHMLKVAMQTGSDLFARVGSMVAYEGFVQYEPNPPAVRQIARDWMTGEGAPLMRCHGDGLLYLADYGANVVVINLNGDAISVNATNLLAFDAHLTWGVERVKGLAKFAGQGLWNTKISGQGWVALTSRGEPIVVDCGGGEDETYVDPDALVAWSPNLKVKGKRSFKAQSLIGRGSGEAYQMAFSGQGIVVVQPSEDSTDRLRIRG; from the coding sequence ATGAACCAGCCACTCACGGGCTACGCCCCGGCACCCGTCACCGCGCGCATGGAGAACCACGGCAATCACATGCTGAAGGTCGCCATGCAGACCGGAAGCGACCTCTTCGCGCGCGTGGGCTCGATGGTCGCCTACGAGGGCTTCGTCCAGTACGAGCCCAACCCGCCCGCGGTACGGCAGATCGCCCGGGACTGGATGACGGGTGAGGGCGCACCCCTCATGAGGTGCCACGGCGACGGTCTGCTCTATCTCGCGGACTACGGGGCGAACGTCGTCGTCATCAACCTCAACGGGGACGCGATCTCCGTGAACGCCACCAACCTGCTCGCCTTCGACGCGCACCTCACCTGGGGCGTCGAGCGCGTCAAGGGGCTCGCCAAGTTCGCCGGACAGGGCCTGTGGAACACCAAGATCTCCGGCCAGGGCTGGGTCGCGCTGACCTCCCGGGGCGAGCCGATCGTGGTCGACTGCGGTGGCGGCGAGGACGAGACGTACGTCGATCCGGACGCGCTGGTCGCCTGGTCCCCGAACCTCAAGGTGAAGGGCAAGCGCAGTTTCAAGGCACAGTCGCTGATCGGCCGCGGCAGCGGCGAGGCGTACCAGATGGCGTTCTCCGGGCAGGGCATCGTCGTCGTCCAGCCCAGCGAGGACAGCACCGACCGCCTCCGGATCCGGGGCTGA
- a CDS encoding PPA1309 family protein has translation MSNTPMAASPLTRAVLEIDEYASGLGWDQPARLFALVDTARLRTQEPGLAAQLGLQDETESTALTPVEQDEIPAGKPLDEFLGTIAWPDAVVGCALTVERLMLPPSAEASVPEGLSDKKLAKWVAEHPDRQEVRMTVGVLRDGTRDSALRLREKDAPTEVLTGSGLVPGLAEALSATFAE, from the coding sequence ATGTCCAACACTCCCATGGCAGCGAGCCCGCTCACCCGGGCCGTACTCGAGATCGACGAGTACGCCTCAGGCCTCGGCTGGGACCAGCCCGCTCGCCTCTTCGCCCTCGTAGACACCGCACGACTGCGCACCCAGGAACCAGGCCTCGCGGCCCAGCTCGGTCTGCAGGACGAGACCGAGAGCACCGCTCTCACCCCCGTCGAGCAGGACGAGATCCCTGCCGGCAAGCCGCTGGACGAGTTCCTCGGCACCATCGCCTGGCCCGACGCCGTGGTCGGCTGCGCGCTGACCGTGGAGCGGCTGATGCTGCCGCCGTCCGCGGAGGCCTCCGTTCCGGAGGGGCTGAGCGATAAGAAGCTCGCGAAGTGGGTCGCCGAGCACCCGGACCGTCAGGAGGTCCGCATGACGGTCGGCGTCCTGCGCGACGGGACGCGCGACTCGGCGCTGCGGCTGCGTGAGAAGGACGCGCCGACGGAGGTGCTGACGGGGTCGGGCCTGGTGCCGGGGCTCGCCGAGGCGTTGTCGGCGACGTTCGCGGAGTAA
- a CDS encoding SDR family oxidoreductase, protein MSSPDPQVRAARNHSTSPLPRGPVVAVTGAASGVGAMLTERLAASEEIKQVIAIDERRGECAAAQWYILDVRDPAIAEKLRGADVVVHLALDLDLETDAAARTAYNVRGTQTVLTAAAAAGVHRVVLCTSAMVYGALPDNELPLSEDAELRATAEATGVGDLLEIERLARRAPRAHPGLNVTVVRPGVLVGGGSDTALTRYFESPRLLVVAGSRPAWQFCHVEDLCSALEHAVLEKVDGELAVGCDGWLEQEEVEELSGIRRMELPSAVALGAAARLHRIGLTPSPAGDLAYTMYPWVVSGSRLHDAGWRPRWTNEEVLAELLEEVAGRHTVAGRRLGRKDATAAGAAGATVALLGTAAIVRRARKARRRI, encoded by the coding sequence GTGAGTTCCCCAGATCCACAGGTTCGCGCAGCGCGAAACCACTCAACCAGCCCGCTCCCGCGCGGGCCCGTCGTCGCGGTCACCGGAGCCGCGTCCGGCGTGGGTGCGATGCTCACCGAGCGGCTCGCCGCCAGTGAGGAGATCAAGCAGGTCATCGCCATAGACGAGCGCCGGGGCGAGTGCGCGGCCGCCCAGTGGTACATCCTCGACGTGCGGGACCCGGCGATCGCGGAGAAGCTGCGCGGTGCGGACGTCGTGGTGCATCTCGCACTCGACCTCGACCTGGAGACGGACGCGGCCGCCCGTACGGCGTACAACGTCCGGGGGACGCAGACCGTGCTCACGGCCGCGGCGGCGGCCGGGGTGCACCGGGTCGTGCTGTGCACCTCCGCGATGGTCTACGGGGCGCTGCCGGACAACGAGCTGCCGCTCTCCGAGGACGCCGAGCTGCGGGCGACCGCCGAGGCCACCGGGGTCGGCGACCTCCTGGAGATCGAGCGGCTGGCGCGACGGGCGCCTCGCGCGCACCCCGGGCTCAATGTCACCGTCGTGCGCCCCGGGGTGCTGGTCGGTGGTGGCTCCGACACCGCGCTGACCAGGTATTTCGAGTCGCCACGGCTCCTTGTGGTGGCCGGGTCCCGGCCCGCCTGGCAGTTCTGCCACGTCGAGGATTTGTGCAGTGCTCTGGAACACGCCGTCCTGGAGAAGGTCGACGGGGAGCTGGCCGTCGGGTGCGACGGGTGGCTGGAGCAGGAAGAGGTCGAGGAGCTGAGCGGGATCCGGCGGATGGAGCTGCCGTCCGCCGTGGCCCTCGGGGCGGCGGCCCGGCTGCACCGGATCGGGCTCACCCCGTCACCGGCCGGGGACCTGGCGTACACGATGTACCCCTGGGTGGTGAGCGGCAGCCGGCTGCACGACGCCGGGTGGCGGCCGCGATGGACCAACGAGGAGGTTCTCGCGGAGCTGCTGGAGGAGGTCGCGGGTCGGCACACGGTGGCCGGGCGGCGGCTGGGCCGCAAGGACGCGACGGCCGCGGGAGCCGCGGGAGCGACGGTGGCGTTGCTCGGTACGGCGGCGATCGTGCGCCGGGCGCGGAAGGCCCGGCGCAGGATCTGA
- a CDS encoding TerD family protein → MAREFQRGHKARISDLTAGTDLYVGVQITGPGLTFDISCFGLDADERLSDDRYFVFFNQPKTPEESVQLLGAQSGDTESFRVTLDRIPAQIQKLSFTATIDGAGQMSQIAPGYLRVVAGGAEVARYSFSGAEFSTERAVMLGDFYLKDVWRFAAVGQGFDGGLDALLKNFGGEVADEEPAAQQPQGGGAPSFSPPTQVTAAPAFGAPAAPAPAPAAQGFAPPPAPSAPSVHAAPTIIAPLHSPPGAAVPPPGYGQQPPGQSAPMPPGYGQQAPSAPPGYGQQAPPALPGYGQQPSYGQVPGQFPGQPGAPSPYGVPQGAPQGGAGVLAALGAFKETPTGQRWTQQNKKLIRVDLGIGDQPVLARQGSMVLYQGKVDFSYKGAGFAGRIVGNATGQEMQLMRCSGRGQVFLAENATHVHPIELQGDAICVSSENVLAFDETLQYEVRRIEGHGIPGGALFTMQFQGTGTVVVKTHGAPVVLPVTPTTFADCNAVVAWSAASQVVVSSQVRMRRNAYPGDTGESVNLQFRGAPGNFIVVQPYEV, encoded by the coding sequence ATGGCCAGGGAATTCCAACGCGGCCACAAGGCCAGAATCAGTGACCTCACCGCGGGCACCGATCTGTACGTGGGTGTGCAGATCACCGGCCCCGGACTGACCTTCGACATCAGTTGCTTCGGTCTGGACGCCGACGAACGGCTTTCGGACGACCGGTACTTCGTCTTCTTCAACCAGCCGAAGACCCCCGAGGAATCCGTCCAGCTCCTTGGCGCCCAGTCGGGTGACACGGAGTCGTTCCGCGTCACCCTCGACCGGATCCCGGCGCAGATCCAGAAGCTGTCGTTCACGGCGACGATCGACGGCGCCGGACAGATGTCCCAGATCGCCCCCGGGTATCTCCGTGTCGTCGCGGGTGGCGCGGAGGTGGCCCGCTACTCGTTCAGCGGAGCGGAGTTCTCCACCGAGCGTGCCGTGATGCTGGGCGACTTCTATCTGAAGGACGTCTGGCGGTTCGCCGCCGTGGGACAGGGTTTCGACGGCGGCCTCGACGCGCTGCTGAAGAACTTCGGCGGCGAGGTCGCCGACGAGGAGCCCGCCGCGCAGCAGCCGCAGGGCGGTGGGGCGCCCTCGTTCTCGCCGCCCACCCAGGTGACCGCGGCACCCGCGTTCGGAGCCCCGGCCGCTCCGGCTCCGGCTCCCGCGGCGCAGGGGTTCGCGCCGCCGCCCGCCCCGTCCGCGCCCTCGGTGCACGCCGCGCCGACCATCATCGCGCCGCTGCACAGCCCGCCGGGCGCCGCCGTGCCGCCGCCGGGTTACGGGCAGCAGCCTCCCGGGCAGAGCGCCCCCATGCCTCCCGGTTACGGCCAGCAGGCACCGTCCGCGCCTCCCGGTTACGGCCAGCAGGCCCCGCCGGCTCTTCCCGGTTACGGGCAGCAGCCGTCGTACGGCCAGGTCCCGGGGCAGTTCCCGGGGCAGCCGGGCGCGCCCTCCCCGTACGGTGTTCCCCAAGGTGCTCCGCAGGGCGGGGCCGGTGTGCTCGCCGCGCTGGGGGCGTTCAAGGAGACGCCCACCGGGCAGCGGTGGACGCAGCAGAACAAGAAGCTCATCCGGGTCGACCTCGGCATCGGGGACCAGCCGGTGCTGGCCCGCCAGGGCAGCATGGTGCTCTACCAGGGCAAGGTCGACTTCAGCTACAAGGGCGCCGGCTTCGCCGGGCGGATCGTGGGCAACGCGACCGGGCAGGAGATGCAGCTGATGCGCTGCTCGGGCCGCGGTCAGGTGTTCCTCGCCGAGAACGCCACCCATGTGCACCCCATCGAACTCCAGGGTGACGCGATCTGCGTGTCCTCCGAGAACGTCCTCGCCTTCGACGAGACGCTCCAGTACGAGGTGCGCAGGATCGAGGGTCACGGCATCCCCGGGGGCGCGCTGTTCACCATGCAGTTCCAGGGGACCGGCACGGTCGTGGTCAAGACGCACGGCGCGCCTGTCGTGCTGCCCGTGACACCGACGACGTTCGCCGACTGCAACGCCGTCGTCGCCTGGTCGGCGGCCTCCCAGGTGGTCGTCTCCAGCCAGGTGCGGATGCGGCGCAACGCCTACCCGGGCGACACCGGGGAGAGCGTGAACCTCCAGTTCCGCGGCGCGCCCGGCAATTTCATCGTCGTCCAGCCGTACGAGGTCTGA